Below is a window of Hyphomonas neptunium ATCC 15444 DNA.
AGGGCGAATTTACCGGCGAATTGCTGGGCCTCACGGGCGGTCTTGCCCAGCTGGCAGACTTTGCCGTCTTCGCCTTCGGGGGCTGGGTTGCGGCAAGCCTTATCTGCGGCCTGATCGTCACGCTGCTGGACATCCGCGACGACATCAACGACCGCCTGCCGGACGCGCGCCGCGACATGTAACGACAAGGCTGGTCACAACCGGCCAGACTCAGATCATATGCCGTCGGGTGTCGCCACCTGGCGGCATTTTCATAAGTGCAACAGCACATTCGGGAGGAATACGGGCTCATGACCCCCATCGCCGCCGCCGCCGTCTATACCGGCGTCAACATACTCATCCTGTTGTTCCTCTCGTTCCGGGTCGTTGGCCGCCGCCGCGCGGCGCAGGTCTCGCTGGGCACCGGCGGTGACGCCGAACTCGAAACCCGCGTCCGTGCCCATGGCAACGCGTCGGAATACATCCCCGCGGCGATGCTCGGCCTGTTCGCCGCCGCCAGCCTCGGCGCGCCCCTCTGGGCCGTGCATGCCATCGGCGGGGTGTTCACCCTGGGCCGGGTGCTGCATGGCTTCGGCCTGTCGGCGGGTGTCCTGGCGCCGCGCGCGCTTGGCATGGTGCTGACCTGGCTCGGTATGCTCGGTGCCGGTGTGGCGGCAATCTGGCTCGGGCTGTCCTGATCGGGCCTGATCGGGCCTGATCGGGCCTGATCGGGTCTGAGTTGGCCAGAATTGTCCTGATATGTCCTGGTTTGTCCAAGTCTGTCCGGGGAATGTCCCGGTTTGTCCTGGAATGGGTGGCACCGTGCCTGTTGCGCGCAGGCCCGGTGCGGTCCATTTACCGGTGATGGCCGATTCACAGATTTCCCCCGAAAATACCCTCTCTGACCTGCTCGACCAGTGCCGCAAGGCCGGGGCCGACGCCGCCGACGCCCGCCTCGGAATCGCCGATGGCGTCAGCGTTTCCGTGCGTGACGGCAGGCTCGAAAGCATCGAACGCGAGGAGAGCGCCAGCATCGCCCTGCGCTGCTTCTACGGCAAGCGTCAGGCCAGCGTCTCCGGCGCCGACCTCAGCCGCGAGGGTCTCAAAGCCCTCGCCGAACGCTGCGCCGCCATGGCAAGGGCCGTGCCCGAAGATAAATTTTGCGGCCTGCCAGATCCCTCCGAATTGATCGCTGGGCCCGCAGATCTGGACCTTTCCGGCGAGCCTGAAATCTCCGCCGAAACGCTCGAACGTGAAGCGCTGGCTGCAGAAGCCGCCGCCCTGGCCGTGCCGGGCGTGAAGACCGTGGCAGGCTGTGGCACCTCCTGGAACCGCTCCACCCGCTGGGTCGCCGCCACCAACGGCTTCAGCGCCTGGAAGACCGGCACCTCCACCAGCCTCGGCCTCTCCGCTGTGGCCGAAAAGAACGGCCAGATGGAGCGCGACTATGACAGCTGGTCTGTCCGCTTCACCAAGGACCGCCCCTCGGCTGAAGAGATCGGCCGCACGGCCGGTGAGCGCACCATCGCCCGCCTCGGCGCCCGCAAGATCGCCACCCAGAAAGCCCCGGTTATCTTCGACCGGCGCGTGTCTGACAGCCTGATCGGCGCGCTGCTGGGCGCCATCTCTGGCCCCTCCATCGCGCGCGGTGTCAGCTTCCTGAAGGACCGGATGGACCAGCAGGTGTTCGCCAAGGGCATCTACATCACCGACGACCCGTTCCGCCCGCTGGGCATGGGCAGCCGCGTGCATGATGGCGAGGGCCTGCCCGTTGCCGAGACCCACCTCATCGAGGACGGCAGGCTGACCACCTGGCTGCTGAACCTGCCGTCTGCGCGCCAGCTGGGCCTCAAATCCAACGGCTTTGCTTCGCTCGGCTTTGGTGATCCGCCAGGCGTCTCCACGTCCAACGTCTATCTGCGCCCCGGCAAGGACAGTCCCGGCCAGCTCGCCAAGCAGATTGGCAAGGGCCTGCTGGTGACGGACATGTTCGGCCCGTCGATCAACCCGAATACGGGCGACTATTCGGTTGGCGTTGCCGGTTTCTGGATTGAGGATGGCGAAATTGCCTGGCCTGTCTCCGAAGTGACCGTGGCCGGCGATCTGCCGTCCATGTTTGCCCGGATGGTGCCCGCCAATGACCTGGAATTACGCTCCACACGCGACGCCCCGTCGATCCTCATCGAGGACATGAACCTTGCAGGCAGCTGAACGAAGCCTTGATCAGGATCTTCAGCTCATGCTGGCGCTCGCCAAGGAGGCGGGCGACCTTGCTCTATCCTACACGCTGACGGGCGGGGCGGAGGCCTGGAACAAGACGGGCGGCAAGGGGCCGGTGACCGAAGCCGACCTTGCCGTGAACCGCCTCTGCCTCAAACAGCTGCAAACCGCGCGGCCAGACTATGGCTGGCTTTCGGAAGAGACGCTGGACGATCCGGCGGCGCGGGCAAAGTCCCGCGTCTGGGTGGTCGACCCCATCGATGGCACCCGCGCCTATATCAGCGGCGATCCCCACTGGTGCATCGCGCTCGCCATCGTGGAAGAGGGCGAGGCGGTGGCCAGCGTGCTCTACGCCCCGGCGCTCAGCCGCATGTATTCGGCCCGGAAGGGCGCCGGCGCGTTCCTCAATGGCAACGCCATCCATGTGTCCCTGCGCGACGCGGAAGATGGTCTGCGCCTGATCACCAATGAGGGGCTCGTCACCCACCCCGCCTGGAAAGAGCCCTGGCCGCGGGTGGAGATTGCCCGGCCAAAGCCCAACGCGACCCTTCTGCGGATGGCGCATGTGGCCACCGGCGAATGGGACGCCGCCCTTGTGCTGGCGGAAAAATCCGACTGGGATCTCGCCGCCGGAACGGTGCTCGTTCACGAAGCGGGCGGCCATGCCACGACCCATCTGGGCGAGGCTTTTGTGTTCAATCAGGCCGTGCCCGCCCAGCGCAGTGTCCTCGCCTCTGGAAAGGCGCTGCATCCTTTGTTACTTCGCCGTCTGGAAGTGGTGAAGATTCCTGATCCTCAGGCGCGAGCCGCCCAACCCATGCCAGACCAGACCAAGCCTGTCCAAACGGAGCCAAAACGGATGAGTGAGAGCGCGAAAACCGGCAAGCAGCTGTTGCATATTGTCTTTGGCGGTGAGCTGAAGGATGTGACCGGCGTTGAGTTTGAAGACCTGTCGCAGATGGATTTCATCGGCGCCTTCCCGAACTATCAGGAAGCCTATGACGCCTGGAAATCGGCGGCGCAGCGCACGGTAGACCAGGCCGAAATGCGGTATTTCATCCTGCATGCCCACAAGCTGCTGGACCCCGCGACGGGTGATCACCATCACGTCTGAGACCTCTCCGGCGCTGAAGGAAAAGGCCCAGCGATCGCTGCTGCGGCTGTTCAAGGCGCATTTCTGGCCTCAGAAGAAATGGTTCATTGGCGGTACGCTGATGGCCATTCTCACGGCGGCGTTCAGCATCGGCTATGTCGCGGTGCTCGATTATGTCGGCAACGGCCTGCAGCGGGACATTGAACAGAAGGCCGCTGGCACGGCCGCCCCGATTGACTGGATATGGGCGGGCATTGCCGCCATCGTGTTGCTCACCATCGGGCGCGCGGTATCGATGTATGCGATGAACCTCCTCAACAATACCGGCGTGCAGCGCGGTCTCGTGGGGGTTCAGTCGGTCCAGTATGATGCGCTGACGGACGGCGATTTTGCCCGCATCTCCGGAGACGCTTCGGGCGGCTTTGTGGCGCGCTTCATCAATGATGTGGTCGCCATTCGCGAGGCGATGCTGCGCTTTGCCAACAACTTCCCGAAAAGCTCGGCGACCGTCATCGGTGTGCTTGCCTGGCTGTTCTGGAAAGACTGGCAGCTCGCGCTGATCATCACGGTGGTTTATCCCCTCGCACTCGGGCCGGTTGTCTCGCTCGGAAACTCCGTGCGCAAACGGTCCAAACGCGCCCAGCAGCAGACCGGCGAAGTAACGTCACTGTTGACCGAAGGCTTCCAGTCAGCGCGCGTTGTAAAAGCTTACGGCCTTGAGGGCTGGCAGAAGGCGCGGGCGGCGAAGGGTTTTACCGAACGCTCGCAGCTTTTCCTCAAAGTGTTGACCAAGCGCGCAGGCGTTGACCCCGTGCTGGAAGTGTTCGGCGGCTTTGCGCTGGCGGCCTTGCTGGGTTTCGTCGCCTGGCGGATCGCGCAGGGCGAAAGCACGCTGGGCGACTTCCTCGGCTTTATCGCGGCGGTTGGCATTGCGGCGCCTGAAGTGCGCGCACTCGGCGCTATTGGCGCGGTCGCGCAGGAGGGCGCAGCGGCGGCTGACCGGGTGTTCGAAATTGTCGATCAGCGCGCGCAGGTGGCCGATAAGCCCGGCGCCAAACAACTCGATACCGTCCGGGGGGAGATCGAATTCCGGGACGTGCAGTTTGCTTATCCCGATGGCACTCAGGCGCTCAAGGGGCTGAGTTTCACCGCGCGGCCGGGCGAGACGGTTGCCATCGTCGGCGCATCGGGGGCGGGCAAGTCTACCGTCTTCAATCTGCTGATGCGGCTCTATGATCCCTCATCCGGCGCCGTGGCGGTAGACCAGCAGGATGTGCGGGAAGTGACCGGCGCCAGCCTGCGGATGCAGATGGCGCTGGTGGCGCAGGATGCGGCACTGTTTGACGACACGATTGCCAGCAACATTGCGCTCGGCCGGATGGGCGCCTCGCGCGATGAGGTTGAAGCGGCCGCGCGCGCGGCCAATGCGCATGATTTCATCAGTATGCTGCCGGGCGGCTATGATGCGCCCGCAGGCGAGATGGGGCGCAACCTTTCCGGCGGCCAGCGCCAGCGCGTGGCTCTTGCGCGGGCGATCCTGCGCGGGGCGCCCGTCCTGCTGCTGGATGAGGCAACCTCAGCGCTGGACGCGGAAAGCGAAGCGAAAGTGCAGGGCGCGCTGGCTGAATTTGGCAAAGGCCGCACGGTGCTGATCATTGCCCACCGCCTCTCCACTGTGCGCGCTGCAGACCGTATCGTGGTGATGGAAGACGGCCGCGCGGTTGAAGAAGGCACCCATGAAAGCCTTATGACGGCAGGGGGAACCTACCGCCGTCTGGTGGAGCTTCAGCTCAGCTGACAGATTACCCGGCCGGGCGTTCCTGCGGCAGTTGCGCGGCGGCGTGGCGGATGAACCGTTCCAGCTTTTCCGCACTTTCGGCGCCCTGAACGGCGACGCGCCGGTTGGCGATATAGGTGGGCACGCCGGAGATGCCCATCTGGCGGAAGGTGTCTGCTTCCTGGCGGACAATATCTGTGTCCGCGCCGGTCTTCAGGAGGTCGGCGACAATATCCGCGTCCAGATCAATTGACCGGGCGATGTCGACCAGCACGCCGTGGTCGCCGATATTGCGGGCTTCGTTGAAATAGGCCCGGAAGAGGGCTTCCTTGGCTTCGGCGCCTTTGCCCTGGCCCTGCGCCCAGCGCACGAGGCGGTGGGCGTCGAAGCTGTTGGGG
It encodes the following:
- a CDS encoding MAPEG family protein, giving the protein MQQHIREEYGLMTPIAAAAVYTGVNILILLFLSFRVVGRRRAAQVSLGTGGDAELETRVRAHGNASEYIPAAMLGLFAAASLGAPLWAVHAIGGVFTLGRVLHGFGLSAGVLAPRALGMVLTWLGMLGAGVAAIWLGLS
- a CDS encoding TldD/PmbA family protein, with the translated sequence MADSQISPENTLSDLLDQCRKAGADAADARLGIADGVSVSVRDGRLESIEREESASIALRCFYGKRQASVSGADLSREGLKALAERCAAMARAVPEDKFCGLPDPSELIAGPADLDLSGEPEISAETLEREALAAEAAALAVPGVKTVAGCGTSWNRSTRWVAATNGFSAWKTGTSTSLGLSAVAEKNGQMERDYDSWSVRFTKDRPSAEEIGRTAGERTIARLGARKIATQKAPVIFDRRVSDSLIGALLGAISGPSIARGVSFLKDRMDQQVFAKGIYITDDPFRPLGMGSRVHDGEGLPVAETHLIEDGRLTTWLLNLPSARQLGLKSNGFASLGFGDPPGVSTSNVYLRPGKDSPGQLAKQIGKGLLVTDMFGPSINPNTGDYSVGVAGFWIEDGEIAWPVSEVTVAGDLPSMFARMVPANDLELRSTRDAPSILIEDMNLAGS
- a CDS encoding inositol monophosphatase family protein, which codes for MQAAERSLDQDLQLMLALAKEAGDLALSYTLTGGAEAWNKTGGKGPVTEADLAVNRLCLKQLQTARPDYGWLSEETLDDPAARAKSRVWVVDPIDGTRAYISGDPHWCIALAIVEEGEAVASVLYAPALSRMYSARKGAGAFLNGNAIHVSLRDAEDGLRLITNEGLVTHPAWKEPWPRVEIARPKPNATLLRMAHVATGEWDAALVLAEKSDWDLAAGTVLVHEAGGHATTHLGEAFVFNQAVPAQRSVLASGKALHPLLLRRLEVVKIPDPQARAAQPMPDQTKPVQTEPKRMSESAKTGKQLLHIVFGGELKDVTGVEFEDLSQMDFIGAFPNYQEAYDAWKSAAQRTVDQAEMRYFILHAHKLLDPATGDHHHV
- a CDS encoding ABC transporter ATP-binding protein produces the protein MPTSCWTPRRVITITSETSPALKEKAQRSLLRLFKAHFWPQKKWFIGGTLMAILTAAFSIGYVAVLDYVGNGLQRDIEQKAAGTAAPIDWIWAGIAAIVLLTIGRAVSMYAMNLLNNTGVQRGLVGVQSVQYDALTDGDFARISGDASGGFVARFINDVVAIREAMLRFANNFPKSSATVIGVLAWLFWKDWQLALIITVVYPLALGPVVSLGNSVRKRSKRAQQQTGEVTSLLTEGFQSARVVKAYGLEGWQKARAAKGFTERSQLFLKVLTKRAGVDPVLEVFGGFALAALLGFVAWRIAQGESTLGDFLGFIAAVGIAAPEVRALGAIGAVAQEGAAAADRVFEIVDQRAQVADKPGAKQLDTVRGEIEFRDVQFAYPDGTQALKGLSFTARPGETVAIVGASGAGKSTVFNLLMRLYDPSSGAVAVDQQDVREVTGASLRMQMALVAQDAALFDDTIASNIALGRMGASRDEVEAAARAANAHDFISMLPGGYDAPAGEMGRNLSGGQRQRVALARAILRGAPVLLLDEATSALDAESEAKVQGALAEFGKGRTVLIIAHRLSTVRAADRIVVMEDGRAVEEGTHESLMTAGGTYRRLVELQLS
- a CDS encoding DsbA family oxidoreductase, whose protein sequence is MTVAIEMVSDPVCPWCWLGLRRIQAAIAQTPDIKVQLLFRPYELDPTIPAAGVDYKEYMGSRVSSPEGKERMAAMRQALIDYGAAEDIPYRFDAVTHRPNSFDAHRLVRWAQGQGKGAEAKEALFRAYFNEARNIGDHGVLVDIARSIDLDADIVADLLKTGADTDIVRQEADTFRQMGISGVPTYIANRRVAVQGAESAEKLERFIRHAAAQLPQERPAG